The following coding sequences are from one Shewanella putrefaciens window:
- the nrdR gene encoding transcriptional regulator NrdR, translating to MHCPFCSATDTKVIDSRLVAEGHQVRRRRECTECHERFTTFEGAELVMPRVIKRDGSRQPFDEEKLQSGMLRAVEKRPVSMDEIEQALSKIKSTLRATGEREVPSEMVGNLMMEQLMNLDKVAYIRFASVYRAFEDVSEFGEAIAKLQK from the coding sequence ATGCATTGTCCATTTTGCAGCGCGACAGATACTAAAGTCATCGATTCTCGATTAGTGGCGGAAGGCCATCAAGTGCGCCGTCGCCGAGAATGCACCGAATGCCATGAAAGATTTACCACCTTTGAAGGTGCCGAGTTAGTCATGCCTAGGGTGATCAAGCGCGATGGTTCACGCCAACCCTTCGATGAAGAAAAACTCCAAAGTGGAATGTTGCGCGCCGTTGAAAAACGTCCTGTGTCTATGGATGAAATCGAGCAAGCGCTCAGCAAAATCAAGTCCACTCTGCGCGCCACGGGCGAGCGGGAAGTGCCGTCAGAAATGGTGGGTAACTTGATGATGGAACAATTGATGAACCTCGATAAAGTTGCCTATATACGTTTTGCTTCCGTATACCGCGCCTTCGAAGACGTGTCTGAATTTGGCG